Below is a window of Demequina muriae DNA.
GCGAATGCCTTCGTGAGCGCGATGCCGATGCGACTGTCATCGAACGCCAGGGTGCGTCCGTCGCGCTTGACGACCTCGAGGGTGGGCGTGGCCGTACCAGCGGTCTCCCGAGCGGTCGTGCCGTGGTCGTTCTCGATGATGCTCATATGGCCCTCCGTGGTCCGTCTGCGCCCTTGCACCACAACATCTAGTGGTCTGTTCCGTGTGAATACACTAGATCTCGTGTTCGCGACGAACTAGGCCCAAGGTCCCATGCGCGCCAGGGGGACGCCGTCACCCTCGTACGGCGCCTACGCTGGAGAGGTGACGACCGTGCTGCTCACCGCCTTCGAACCGTTCGCCTCCGCGGATCGCAATCCCTCGTGGGAGGCCGCGCGCACCGTGGCAGAGGAGTGGGCCGGCGACGCCACGGTGGTGGCCGTATGCCTGCCGGTCGAGTTCGAGGGCGCCACCGTCGCGATCACCCGCGCGCTCGACACGCACCGGCCGGACGTCGTGCTCGCCTTGGGGGTCGCCGAGGGCCGCACCGCGATCACCCCGGAGCGCATCGCGATCAACGTCGACGACGCGCGCATCGCCGACAACGGCGGCGCACGCCCTGTCGACATTCCCGTGGTGGAGGGTGCACCGGATGGATTGTTCTCGACGCTGCCGGTGAAGGCGATCGTGCAGGCGATCCGGGACGCGGGCATCGCCGCCGAGCTCTCCGCAAGCGCGGGCACCTACGTGTGCAATCACGTCTTCTTCACGCTGCAGCACGCGCTGCGAGACGCGAGTGCGCGGTCGGGCTTCATCCACGTCCCGGCAAGCCCCGAGATGCGCCAAGCGGACGTCGGCCCCACCATGGAGCAGACGGCGATCACGGCCGG
It encodes the following:
- the pcp gene encoding pyroglutamyl-peptidase I, with amino-acid sequence MTTVLLTAFEPFASADRNPSWEAARTVAEEWAGDATVVAVCLPVEFEGATVAITRALDTHRPDVVLALGVAEGRTAITPERIAINVDDARIADNGGARPVDIPVVEGAPDGLFSTLPVKAIVQAIRDAGIAAELSASAGTYVCNHVFFTLQHALRDASARSGFIHVPASPEMRQADVGPTMEQTAITAGVRIAVETALTHATDVVVSEGTVH